The Acanthochromis polyacanthus isolate Apoly-LR-REF ecotype Palm Island chromosome 10, KAUST_Apoly_ChrSc, whole genome shotgun sequence genome includes the window agagacaaagaaaagaaacatggaggaggctggGTTATGTTCTgtggctgctttgctgcatctgacacagggtgtcttgaatcTGTGCAGGGGACAAAGAAATCTCATGACTATAAATTCATTCTGGAGTGAAAAAGAGCAGCATAGTTATAAatagtggtatagtggttagcactttcgccttgcagcaagaagatccctggttcgcggcccggctttcctgggatctttctgcatggagtttgcatgttctccctgtgcatgcgtgggttttctccgggtactccggcttcctcccacagtccaaaaatatgctgaggttaactgatgactctaaattgtctgtaggtgtgaatatgagagtgattgtttgtctgtatatgtagccctgtgacagactggtgacctgtccagggtgtcccctgccttcgcccaagtcagctgggatagactccagcaccccccgcgaccctagtgaggataaagcggtgtatagaggacggatggatggagattaaaactgaagatgaacacgtttttgtttacaacataattccgtATATATTATGTTATGGTTTTGATCTCTTCTGTATTAATCAAcagtgtataaaataattaaataaaaactgctgaataagaaggtgtgtccaaacttctgactggtagtgtacatttttAGGGTCACAAATAAATCATGCATACACCATGTCAAATGTATTTTGACAGTTAAATAAATCCCAACTTTGCCGATGCTTCAGGTGACCGTGCAGATTTTACCATGAAAGTTATCACTTGAATATATAGCTCTAAAAAGGTAAAACGAAACCCCGTAATACCACATAGAAGTTCAGTCTGGTAGCTTGTTGCTGCTCTGTTTTCGTGATGAAACTGATTGTGCTGTAAATATGGAGTAAAAGGCCAGAGTCTGTGAGGGTGCTGCCCTGTGACCATGCATGAATCTGATAGTCACCCTGTTACTCTGCAGGTCAGTCGTAATATGACAGCATGAGAGCATCTGCCCAACAACACTATCTCTCCATGTGTATGCAAGTGTGCTTGTAAACGTGCAGCTGTGTCACGTGGAGCTCCAGTGTCTGATCTGAAACCTGCATTGAGTGAAACGTACGCACATCCATTCCATCACAGATAACAGTGACACACCAAGGGAAATTAATTAGAGAGACAAGGcctaaaaaagattttttgagGCAAAGGAAAGCATAATAGACACAGAACACATGCTGTGGGAGCTGCTAAAGCTACAGATCAATCTGGAAGCAAGGCTAATGGACCAGAAGGGTGGATGTAGACGTTAGATTCACTGTATCTGTAAAGGTGCCAAAGATACTTATCTTTGATGATTTCCATTGTTTAGGCATCACTGAAAGACAGCCTGGTCCTCCTGTCCTCTTTAGCCCTGAAGATAGAATCGGAACGCTGGGTCCTGGGTGTCTCAGAAGAGGTCCCAAATGTGAATGCAAAAGCAGATTTGAAACAAAAAGTGAGCTTTATTAAAAGCCAATTCAAAAATAACTTAAGTACCaaagacagattaaaaaaaaaaacagggtgCAGATAACAGCACCAGAAAGTTCCAAAACAGCATGGGAAAAAATTTAATtcaagaaaaaactaaatgcaAAATTCTGAGGAAGACTAATAGAACTCAAGCAGGGGCAAAGGTGTTAATTTAGGGCAGAGGAGGCAAACATCTTGCACTGGGTGTCAAGGTATTCAAATTATACTACTACAAAAATCCAACAGTTTCAATGGATATATTTAGTCACGGTACTATTATGCCGATGTCATTGTAATGACTGAATGTAGTGATAACTTCCTAAGACATTTTACAAAATTGCATGAAATTGCTCTGCttccatacataggaaaaaTCAGCATTTTATGTCGGACAaccgtttttatttatataatgtgctctatatgattACCACTGTTTCAAAAGCACACATATTAACACatgttttccactgttgatgAACTTGCATTAGCACAGCTGAAGTTCTGCTTGTAATGGCATTGGTGATACATTCCTTGAGGTGATTTATGTCTCGtatcttcacctgatacacCATGGCAAGTGCCCCCAAAGATAGCGTGAAACGCATCTTCTAGGGTATCTgaaacataatatatatatatattatatattttcctatgtatggaaacttatggtCCACCCTGTAGTATTGTTAACAGTATGGCTGTTACTACTGCTGCTACCAGTGATAGGCTGCTGTTCCCAATAATAAAGCACCAACTTCTTCCATGAACAAACATTGTCATTGGAATTCATAaccttttacattttctgctgtACTTCTATTAGTCAACTGATTACAGCTGAGTAACAGGTGACACGTAAATTGCCTATAATGGAGAGAAACTGATTGCATCTATGAGTATCTGATGTTATTCTACTAACTTGTTGAATGTAATATAATTTATTAACTGCTGCTGTACGGTGTGACTCAGAGCTACTATTAAGCTCCTATCTTACTATGACCTTTTACTGTCTAAAATGTCTTGTCTGTATTATATACAGATAGTAATACAAGGTACTGGAGCAACTCACCTACTGTCAACTAGAGTAGCGTCATCTGCTGCCCAGACAGAAGCTCTGTGGGAATGACGTCGTagtttgatgatgtcatcactCTTGCAGGACACTTAAGGTTACTTTATCATGATATTCTCTTTGACTCACCCGtgcgtgcgcgcacacacacacacacacacacacacacggagcaGCAGGGTAGCTAGAAGTGGCCACTTTTACTTTTTGccccaccctctctctctccctccttctccttgGTATCGAAGTGTAAAAGGAAAATTTTCGCTCAGCGACCCTCATTCGAAACTTCTGGGGTCTTTGAATAGAAACTCTTCTACGGTCTCTACTGTACGACAGGAAGCCCACTGCATCTTGAAGGATGCCAGGAAACATCCGATCAGGCAGGTATCTAAGAGCTTTGCATGAAGGAAGCAGCAGGAAGGACTGTCATTCTGGACATATCTTGCTGTTGTCTTCCTACTAACCCATCCATTTTCTCCAAACAGCGACTCCATGTTAACTTTTCGTCTTCACTTAATTTAATTCTTGGTTTTTCATGCTGTATATTTAAAAGTCCAGACTTACAATGGGATTTTTTCGAAGACTCAGATATAATTCAGGCTGCAGACGTTCATCCGTtcatcagtgttttgttttcatgtttgtttcttgatCTTCCGCTGGTCTTTGCTTCCTCCTAGTGTGTGCTGTGTGGGCGATGCTGGTCTGTCTGGTGCTCTGTGGGAAGCTGACCGCTGTGGATGCAGCACCCCTCTGCACCAACGCCCAGGCTGGGTGCCACGTTCTGTCCCTGGCCAACCTGTTTGACCGGGTCATCCAACACTCAGCCAGGATGCATGGCATTTCCAATGACCTGCACTCCGAGTTTGTAAGTCTCCTCGTGCAAACAGCCTGAGAATGCTTTTCTAATAAATGAATCATCAGTGAATAAGTCTAACTGTTTGTTCAACCTGAAAGTgttattctgacattttgtagaTGCTCCTTTAACACGATGTAACATTTTCATACATAGTGCTCAACCAGGAAACtgcataaatacatttaattacCAGTTAATAGGTACACAAAGCAAAAACTAGTCAGTCTGTTATAATAGTAAAATGCAATGCTCCTGCTGTCCTGCTTTACCTTAATGTTCAGTTAGTGATCACATTTATGAACTGCTAGGATTATTTGGGAGGATGTAgtctgttttcctgttaaattttactggatatttacattattttacctCCTATGTATGAACAtggtttggacaaaataatagaATGAATCAACACCTCACTAaattctcttcttcttcttaatgTTCTTAAtaaacagacagagaggcacaacacacacacagatagcaGGCCATTCTACTATTTCATTCACCACTTCTGTACTCTTGCTACAGCTGACATTTAGATGACACCTGACCTCCGATATTTCATTCATGTTTCTCCTGTCAGGAGCTTTACTTCCTGCCCAGTAAGAATCAGATTGGCCGGGTCAGTCGGAACTGTCATACGTCATCCATCCTCACCCCAAATGGCAAAGAGAATGCTCAGAGAATGGCGGTGAATTAACCTTTCTAATAGTCATCTCCTTTTATTGGCATCAACAATTCTGTCATCCTTGacattttcctttctttgttCTCATGTACAAGTCACCATATggatgctgaaaacatttttaatttcccaAAGTTTCTATGTATCATCTACATTACTCAAATCTTTTCCTATTGTGtccttttacttttatttttgcatctttccaCTATTCCAACAAACTATCAGTGGTTTGAATGTATGAATGTAGACTCTCAACTGTCATGGCTGAAGGACAGTCTGAACTGTCTTTTAAGTGTGTCATTTGTTCACCTGTCCTGTTAtcactgcagagagaagaactgACGGAGGTGATTTTAAAGCTCCTGGTGGCATGGAGAGACCCTTTGTGGCATTTCCACCAGAGCATGGCTCACCACCATGACTTCAATAACTTCAGCTCCAACAAATCTCTTGAAATGAGTGACATGGTGCATGAGCTACGCAAAGGTGTCCAGAAAGTGGTTGAGAAGGTACCGTATGTCTACATTTCTCAGGTGGTAGAGTGTGCTGTCCGCTGATGTTAAGTTTGGCGGTTTGAAGTGTCCTTGGCTAAGACACTGAACCTCAATGTGCTCACGGTGGCAGGCAGACATCTTGCACGGCAGCTCAACTTTTTTAAACACCACATTCCAGTTGAGATAGAAGTAAGCTTAGtacaaattaaaacattaatttcAACAGGAAAACTAGACtagtttttaaaagaacatttcatatttttttaaagtgaagcCTAAATGtatatttgaagagttcatttgcaaaaacaggtaactctgttttcagaaaactcatttttttattgtttacttgagatagtaataataataataataacactaataattttttttctctattttgtcatgtattttactactgagtcaaatccactcaacttcagtttcattgatattatctcaaggaaacaataaaaaagaatcttttctgaaaatttatcaaaatggagttatctgtttttgcaaatgaactcttcatttattttatatattttgtaatCAAAAAGCTTTATGTTTAAAGTGGTCCTCATTTTCACATCTCTACCGATACGATATAAGTTCATGCTGTAGGGCCCCTGCCTCTGTTCAGCTGTGAATTTCTCTCTCTCAGGCGTGTTTGGATGTGTGAGTTTGTATTTGGTGTGTATGGATAAGTAAATGACAGATTACAGAAAAGCATTACTTTTAAACCGACAACTCAGTAAGGACCGCATGGTTTTACCTTGTTGACATGTTTCGACTGCATCTTCTTCAGAGCGTAATCTGAGGCATGACGACAGATTCTAACAGATCTGTCAGATCGGCCACGTGATAAAAAGACACATCATCACAGGTCGGACGACGCTCTGAGGAGGACGGCAGATGCAGTCGAAACACATCGGCAAGATAAAACCATACTTTCTTTATTGAGTTGTTGGTGTAAATGTAACTCAATTCTATaataagacaaaatgaacaaaatccaACTAAAGGACAGATTGTAAAGTACTTAAGTGTAAAGGAATGTGTGATTGGATTCTACCTCAGTAAAATATAGTTTACTTTCAGGTCGCATAATCAAAgtaaatgaaaaggaaaacggTCTGTATGTCACACATCTGCACAAAGAAAATTGACCACACTTCCTgtctaatttctttgttttagcagaGAGCAACGgataacattgaaaactgagtGAAGAATTCTATAGTAATTAAACCAAATGTTAAAAGCCATTGTCAACATGTCTTGAAATGGTTTGACTAGCTATAAGCtgacaaactgtaaaataaacttaGTAGCATGTATGTTTAGTTGACATCATTATTTCTATGCCTTTGTTGTGTTCtcacattttctattttgtagCAAGAGTTTTAAAGTGTTGGGCTGATATACTGTTATAACATTTGTTAGTACAGAGCAGCCATGGAGGCTTTCTTCTCCTTGTCCTCTGGGGTCATGGAATGTCTAGTATGAGTAGGGTTACGGTTTATATTCCTCGTGAAATGTGTGGAttctgttttgtatttgcacatttaaatcGGTGAAATACATAATAATTAAGTAAAAAACAAGACGCACAAGATTTTTATGTAGAACATCTTGTATTTAGACCTCATTTGAGTGAAAGTAGCTGTTCTTTTCCAGAATCTGTATATATTTAAAAACCAGAACATGTCTTCTTTGAGAAAAATGAGTAGTAGTGGTAGGAAGATGCCATGCTTACGTGTGTCCTTTTTGCTTTAGATGCAGATGTTGGGAATAATAAGTAACTCTGTCAGCAACCTGGCTTCTCCTGAGGCTTTGTTGGCGTCTGACAGTGCTGAGTGGCGCCTCATGAAAGACTATGATCTT containing:
- the prl2 gene encoding prolactin 2; this encodes MLVCLVLCGKLTAVDAAPLCTNAQAGCHVLSLANLFDRVIQHSARMHGISNDLHSEFELYFLPSKNQIGRVSRNCHTSSILTPNGKENAQRMAREELTEVILKLLVAWRDPLWHFHQSMAHHHDFNNFSSNKSLEMSDMVHELRKGVQKVVEKMQMLGIISNSVSNLASPEALLASDSAEWRLMKDYDLLYCFRRDSNKVQNYLKILKCRIVPEHGC